The bacterium nucleotide sequence TGATGACCGAGAGTGAAGGCAGCTAAATAGTGCTCGAGTGAGGGTCGAATCTGTTCATGTAAGTCATATAGGACTTTAACCTCTGCGGCATTCAATCCCTCAATCGCCAATTCAAACACTTTTGCGCGTCGTATTAAACGGTTTAAGCGTTCTTGAGTCATAATTACTTGTTGTTCAAGGTCTTCTACATCGGAAAGGGTATAGGTTTCACTTTCAAGAATTCCTTCCAAACGTGCGATCTCAAGTGTTTTGCGCTCAATCACTTCGCGTAACCGACTAACCTCAGATTCCAAAGTGATAATCTCTTCAGGGGTAAGTTTTGAGGCCGCTATCATCTGAGGAGTGTTTAAATCGGCTTCCGCATCAATTCGTTTTCGTTGCCAATCCCGCTGTTGTTGGATTAAAACTTCTTCTGTTAACCGACCCAGCGCTCCTATTCTTTCAGCTCTTAATTCATCGCGTTTCGAGACCAACTTAGTGTAATTCTCAACCTCAAAACGCAAGTCATCGAGGTTTTGACAGCCAATGCGAGAAAGAAGTCCCGCGACTTGTTTGTCGAGCATTTCAGCTTCATGAAGGAGCGTTCTAGTCTCATCGTAAGAAAGCGCAGCCTCATCATCTTTTCTTCGAGAAAGATAAGCGATAACGCCTATGGCAATCCCGGCAAATAAAGCCAGACCACCGATTAAAAGTTCCTTCATTAACATTCCAAGACCCAAGACTAAACAAAGGATTGATAAAGCCCACAGCCAATATTTTGGATTAACTGGAGTTGTAGACTTCGTTGATTGGCATTGTTCGGCAAGCTTGCGCTTTTCGTTAGCAGTGACTTGTTGTGTTTGAAGCTGGATTAGTTCGTTTTGGGTTACGTGGGCATATGCGCTCTTACTTTCAAGTTGCTGCTCGATTTCGAGGATTGACTTATTAAGACGTTCAATTCTCTCTCGGCGATCGATTAGGAGTGTCTCTTCTTTTTGTGCTTGCTCTTGTTGAGATAGCAATTTGCGTACTATGGCAACATTTTCATAGAGCTTGGCTTTTGTCGGTTCATTCGCCTTTGCTTGAGCTAGTTCATCTTTCGCTTTAGATAAAGACTGAAGCTGATCTGTTGCTGCTTTAGTCGCTAATCTAGCTTCAGTTAACTTAGTTTCTAGGGAAATAACTGAGTTGCGAGATTGTTGGATTCGTCCAGGATTATTTGTTAATCGACCTGAAGTTTCTGAATCTCCGGCACTAAGTTCACTGATTCGTCGTTCGAGTAATCTTTTAACTTCTGCGAGTGTTACATCGGGCGCTCCTTGAGTAGCTACCTCACGAAGGGCTTCACTAATTTGGGAGGCATGTTGAGATAAACTGGGCAAGTCTTTTTGAGCAAAGCAAGCGGTCGCCATAAAGACACTCTCGCAGATACCTAATTTATCTTTCATCGTATCGAGTGCGCGGCGGTCTTTTAAGACGGTCCCATCAGGGTAGGTGAGTAGGGAAGTCTTAGCTTCGAAGTCTTTCTCTAACTTAAATAGACCTGCAGTTTCCTCCCATTCAATCGCAAGGACGAATTGGTTTTGAGCAGACCAGTTGCATCTATCTTTTAGTGTTTGCTTGTTGCTCGAAGGATCGGCGTAGAAAACATCGCAGATGGCGCGTATTAAGGTGGATTTGCCCCACTCATTCTCACGGGTTATAATATTTAAACC carries:
- a CDS encoding AAA family ATPase; translated protein: MRLTSLTTRDYGCFAGQCEWKFTEGLNIITRENEWGKSTLIRAICDVFYADPSSNKQTLKDRCNWSAQNQFVLAIEWEETAGLFKLEKDFEAKTSLLTYPDGTVLKDRRALDTMKDKLGICESVFMATACFAQKDLPSLSQHASQISEALREVATQGAPDVTLAEVKRLLERRISELSAGDSETSGRLTNNPGRIQQSRNSVISLETKLTEARLATKAATDQLQSLSKAKDELAQAKANEPTKAKLYENVAIVRKLLSQQEQAQKEETLLIDRRERIERLNKSILEIEQQLESKSAYAHVTQNELIQLQTQQVTANEKRKLAEQCQSTKSTTPVNPKYWLWALSILCLVLGLGMLMKELLIGGLALFAGIAIGVIAYLSRRKDDEAALSYDETRTLLHEAEMLDKQVAGLLSRIGCQNLDDLRFEVENYTKLVSKRDELRAERIGALGRLTEEVLIQQQRDWQRKRIDAEADLNTPQMIAASKLTPEEIITLESEVSRLREVIERKTLEIARLEGILESETYTLSDVEDLEQQVIMTQERLNRLIRRAKVFELAIEGLNAAEVKVLYDLHEQIRPSLEHYLAAFTLGHHCVATVDENLKLSIEVEGHQPVEADTKRTELSTGTIDQAYLAARLALNDAISGNRLLPLLLDDPFVNFDSQRKQSAFEVLEALGKQGRQIILCCCQV